A window of the Virgibacillus pantothenticus genome harbors these coding sequences:
- the rsbW gene encoding anti-sigma B factor RsbW, whose amino-acid sequence MEKFDFIELKVPAKAEYVGVVRLSISGIANRMGFSYEDIEDLKIAISEAITNTVTHAYDEDEDGEVTIGFGVYEDRLEIMVADHGGSFDLNEIKDGIGPYKETESIEELREGGFGLFLINALMDKVQINNHYGVIVLMTKYIHEHEAEVGLDDDQISTTQ is encoded by the coding sequence ATGGAGAAATTTGATTTTATTGAACTGAAGGTTCCAGCTAAAGCAGAATATGTAGGAGTTGTAAGGTTAAGTATTTCAGGAATTGCCAACAGAATGGGCTTTTCTTATGAAGATATAGAAGATTTGAAAATAGCTATATCAGAAGCCATTACTAATACGGTGACCCATGCGTATGATGAGGATGAGGATGGTGAAGTCACCATTGGATTTGGTGTCTATGAAGATCGATTGGAAATCATGGTTGCAGATCATGGTGGAAGTTTCGACTTAAATGAAATAAAAGATGGGATTGGACCATACAAAGAGACCGAATCGATTGAAGAATTAAGAGAAGGGGGTTTTGGTCTGTTTTTAATTAATGCATTAATGGATAAAGTTCAAATCAATAATCATTACGGTGTCATTGTATTAATGACAAAGTATATACATGAACATGAAGCTGAGGTGGGCTTGGAT
- a CDS encoding STAS domain-containing protein: MNLTINVVNEGPMKSVVYLVGEIDAYTAPNLKEALIPLTRQEEHHVEVDLAEINYMDSTGLGTFISALKSSKEYSSKLTLVNIQDRVLRLFKITGLDEIMDLRASIRGGSE, translated from the coding sequence ATGAATCTAACGATTAATGTGGTGAATGAAGGACCAATGAAATCGGTTGTTTACTTGGTTGGAGAAATTGACGCTTATACTGCTCCAAATTTAAAAGAAGCATTAATTCCGCTTACGAGGCAAGAGGAGCATCATGTAGAAGTAGATTTAGCGGAGATAAATTATATGGACAGTACTGGTCTGGGCACATTTATTAGTGCATTAAAATCATCGAAAGAGTATAGCAGTAAGCTTACGCTTGTGAATATCCAAGACCGTGTGCTTCGGTTATTTAAAATCACCGGCTTAGATGAAATCATGGATTTACGTGCTTCGATTCGAGGTGGGAGCGAATAA
- a CDS encoding PP2C family protein-serine/threonine phosphatase produces MSGLMKLDTEAYKALMKRYIETRDEQSLYEIEQASKAFIKNNVLPDEIVNMHIQSLQDLYPNLSEDIQYSMNFLLEAMIAYGIAHQEYQQLREKQSELKAEISVAASMQETLLETKKPNIEGLDIGVISVPAHQMNGDYHHFVKGRDGSLGIAMADVIGKGIPAALCMSMIKYAMDSYPEDAMTPKAILANMNRVVERNVDPSMFITMFYAQYLPSDHTLRYASAGHEPGFYYNSSQDVFVELKTKGLVLGVTPDTTYPQYELKIEQGDMVILLTDGVTECRDGERFIEREEVLDVIKQNAHLPAQVMVDQTFKYFERLQDFELRDDFTLLILRREV; encoded by the coding sequence ATGAGCGGTTTAATGAAATTAGATACAGAAGCTTATAAAGCATTAATGAAACGATACATTGAAACAAGAGATGAACAATCGCTATATGAAATTGAACAGGCTAGTAAAGCGTTTATTAAAAATAATGTTCTTCCTGATGAAATTGTAAATATGCATATTCAATCTCTCCAAGACTTGTACCCAAATTTAAGTGAAGACATTCAATATTCCATGAATTTTTTACTAGAAGCAATGATTGCCTATGGGATTGCTCATCAAGAGTATCAGCAGCTTAGAGAAAAGCAATCTGAATTAAAAGCGGAAATATCAGTTGCAGCTAGCATGCAAGAAACACTTCTGGAAACAAAGAAGCCGAATATTGAAGGTTTAGACATTGGAGTTATAAGTGTTCCTGCACACCAAATGAATGGCGACTACCATCATTTTGTGAAAGGAAGAGATGGATCATTAGGAATTGCGATGGCTGATGTGATTGGAAAGGGCATTCCCGCTGCCTTGTGCATGTCGATGATCAAATATGCCATGGATAGTTACCCTGAGGATGCAATGACGCCTAAAGCTATATTAGCAAATATGAATCGAGTCGTGGAAAGAAACGTTGATCCAAGTATGTTTATTACGATGTTTTATGCCCAATACCTCCCTTCTGACCATACACTTCGTTACGCTTCAGCCGGTCATGAACCAGGATTTTATTATAACTCTAGTCAGGACGTTTTTGTTGAATTGAAAACAAAAGGTCTTGTTTTAGGTGTTACACCGGATACTACTTATCCCCAGTATGAACTGAAAATAGAGCAGGGGGATATGGTGATTCTCCTAACCGACGGAGTTACAGAATGCAGGGATGGCGAACGCTTTATTGAGCGGGAAGAAGTATTAGATGTCATTAAGCAGAACGCCCATTTGCCTGCGCAGGTGATGGTTGATCAAACATTTAAATATTTTGAACGTTTACAGGACTTTGAACTGCGGGATGATTTTACATTACTTATTTTACGCAGAGAAGTTTAA
- a CDS encoding anti-sigma regulatory factor: protein MKPQSCVNIKKEWDIVGARQLGRDIAREIGFGTVDQARIATTISELARNIYLYADHGQICFEVIDTFEQKGLCIIAIDIGPGIEDVGQVLEDGYSTSGGLGAGLPGVKRLMDEFDLQSEVGKGTRVKAIKWLR from the coding sequence ATGAAGCCTCAATCTTGCGTGAATATAAAAAAAGAATGGGATATAGTAGGTGCACGACAGCTAGGTAGAGATATTGCAAGGGAAATTGGTTTTGGCACTGTTGATCAGGCTAGAATCGCTACGACCATATCGGAACTAGCAAGAAATATTTATTTATATGCAGATCACGGGCAAATATGTTTTGAAGTCATTGATACGTTTGAGCAAAAAGGATTATGCATTATTGCCATAGATATTGGTCCTGGGATTGAAGATGTTGGACAAGTCTTAGAAGATGGTTATTCAACCTCCGGTGGGTTGGGTGCAGGTTTACCTGGTGTGAAGAGGCTAATGGATGAATTTGACCTTCAATCAGAAGTTGGTAAAGGGACTCGTGTAAAAGCGATCAAATGGCTAAGATAA
- a CDS encoding STAS domain-containing protein produces the protein MRIPILKLHNYLLISIQTEIDDQTAIQFQEDLLDKIHKNGSTGVVIDLTSVDIIDSFIAKVLGDVVTMSDLMGAKVVLTGIQPAVAVTLIDLGIHLKNVPTALNLEQGLIKLYQDLGE, from the coding sequence GTGCGAATACCTATTTTAAAGCTTCACAATTACCTACTTATCTCCATACAAACAGAAATCGATGATCAAACAGCCATTCAATTTCAGGAAGACTTGTTAGATAAAATCCACAAAAATGGTTCTACAGGTGTAGTCATTGATTTAACTTCCGTCGACATCATTGACTCTTTTATTGCCAAAGTTCTAGGTGATGTTGTAACAATGTCAGATTTAATGGGGGCAAAGGTAGTTTTAACAGGAATTCAGCCTGCCGTAGCAGTTACGTTAATTGATTTAGGTATTCACCTGAAAAATGTACCGACTGCATTAAACTTAGAGCAAGGCCTTATTAAACTCTACCAGGATTTGGGGGAATAG
- a CDS encoding RsbT co-antagonist protein RsbRA, translated as MDDKLKKIAIENSDSIVQLWMQEINSLKLDNYTASISDELFESTNRQFVNVIFTSLKNAGSPKAVEEFSEKIINLGWPLSYITDGLQVFRRVTIDYILGQYEQLDPAFISNVLKSVDTWVEPLIRQLVNEYSGSWENTVSLQRVALQELSAPLIPVMDGITIMPLIGTVDTDRAKLIMENLLDGAIKHNSEVVLIDITGVPVVDTMVAHHIIQAAEAVRLIGATCILVGIRPEIAQTIVNLGIDLSKFPTKSSLKKGFRTALELTDRQIVDLENRADSIEQMIQSLKGE; from the coding sequence ATGGATGATAAGTTAAAAAAAATTGCTATTGAAAACAGTGATTCTATTGTTCAGCTTTGGATGCAAGAAATTAATTCTTTAAAGCTAGATAATTATACAGCAAGTATTTCTGATGAGTTATTTGAAAGTACAAATCGCCAATTTGTTAATGTTATTTTTACAAGCCTTAAAAATGCTGGCTCGCCAAAAGCGGTTGAAGAATTTTCGGAAAAAATTATTAACCTCGGTTGGCCGTTGAGTTATATTACTGATGGCTTACAAGTATTTCGTAGGGTTACAATCGATTATATTTTGGGCCAATATGAACAGCTTGACCCAGCATTTATTTCCAATGTGTTGAAAAGTGTTGATACATGGGTGGAACCATTAATCCGACAACTCGTAAATGAGTATTCAGGAAGCTGGGAAAACACAGTATCATTACAACGAGTGGCGCTGCAAGAATTATCTGCTCCATTGATTCCTGTTATGGATGGGATTACGATTATGCCTTTAATTGGAACGGTGGATACAGATCGTGCCAAATTAATTATGGAAAATTTACTGGACGGTGCAATTAAACACAATTCAGAAGTTGTTTTGATCGACATTACTGGAGTTCCTGTCGTGGATACGATGGTGGCGCATCATATTATACAAGCAGCAGAAGCTGTTCGTTTAATCGGTGCAACATGTATTCTTGTTGGTATTCGACCGGAAATTGCCCAAACCATTGTTAACCTTGGGATTGATTTAAGCAAGTTTCCAACGAAAAGTTCCTTGAAGAAAGGGTTTCGTACAGCGCTCGAATTGACAGATCGCCAAATTGTTGATTTGGAAAATAGAGCAGATAGTATAGAGCAAATGATTCAATCGTTAAAAGGAGAGTGA
- a CDS encoding type II toxin-antitoxin system PemK/MazF family toxin: MIVQRGEVYFADLSPVVGSEQGGIRPVLILQNDIGNRFSPTVIVAAITAQIQKAKLPTHVEIDAKRYGFDRDSVILLEQIRTLDKQRLTDKITKLDKEMMKKINQALEISLGLKDMYDQ; this comes from the coding sequence TTGATCGTACAAAGAGGCGAAGTGTATTTCGCTGACCTTTCCCCTGTTGTTGGATCAGAACAGGGAGGCATCCGCCCGGTATTGATCCTGCAAAATGATATCGGGAATCGTTTCAGTCCTACCGTTATTGTTGCTGCAATTACAGCGCAAATTCAAAAAGCAAAGCTCCCTACTCATGTGGAGATTGATGCAAAACGATATGGGTTTGACCGTGATTCCGTTATTTTGCTAGAGCAAATACGAACACTTGATAAACAACGGTTAACAGATAAAATTACAAAATTAGATAAAGAAATGATGAAAAAGATCAACCAGGCATTGGAAATCAGTTTAGGACTGAAGGATATGTATGATCAATGA
- a CDS encoding CopG family ribbon-helix-helix protein: MSESLQEVLVKIPKNLLNEVDGLVKYENSDLSDFICQATRNYLQHKRDEHFQQFRETMEKGYAEMGRINLTIASEAFQAEEEAKNTLERSVIGV, from the coding sequence TTGTCAGAAAGCTTGCAAGAAGTATTAGTTAAAATACCGAAAAACCTGTTAAATGAGGTGGATGGTCTGGTGAAGTATGAGAATAGTGATTTGAGTGATTTCATATGTCAGGCAACAAGGAACTATCTTCAGCATAAAAGAGATGAGCACTTTCAACAATTTCGCGAAACCATGGAAAAAGGTTATGCAGAAATGGGTCGTATTAATTTGACAATTGCTTCAGAAGCTTTTCAAGCTGAAGAGGAAGCAAAAAACACCTTGGAACGCTCTGTGATCGGGGTGTAA
- the alr gene encoding alanine racemase gives MEIHRNTWIEIDLDAVAYNIKQIQKKLPKETKVMAVVKADGYGHGSIQVAKKALQAGADYLAVALLEEAIKLREASITAPILVLGWVPPASAIEAAKHGITLTFFQKDWLEQVNSYSFSKPLHLHLKVDTGMGRIGIRTKEEMQDILHALNKNRSIYLTGVFTHFATADEPESTYFEEQRTRFKRLLSRLKEQGLENLDVHVGNSASAIRLPEDMYDYVRFGIAMYGLYPSQAVKEKGEIDLKQAFSLHSKLAHVKRLQPGDCVSYGCTYQAETEEWIGTLPIGYGDGWLRRMQGFCVLVNGIRVPIVGRICMDQTMIRLDQAYPVGTKVTLIGCQNDACISMDEVSDYAETINYEIPCILNNRVPRIYKGQ, from the coding sequence TTGGAAATTCATCGAAATACATGGATAGAAATAGATTTGGATGCAGTTGCATATAATATAAAACAAATACAGAAAAAGCTTCCAAAAGAAACAAAAGTAATGGCAGTAGTAAAGGCAGACGGCTATGGGCACGGGAGTATCCAAGTTGCTAAAAAAGCTTTACAAGCTGGAGCAGATTATTTAGCAGTGGCATTATTAGAAGAGGCGATTAAGTTACGCGAGGCATCCATAACAGCCCCTATTCTTGTGTTAGGCTGGGTTCCGCCAGCATCAGCGATAGAAGCAGCAAAACACGGTATTACGCTAACCTTTTTTCAAAAAGACTGGCTGGAACAAGTAAATAGCTATTCATTTTCTAAGCCGCTTCATCTTCATTTAAAAGTGGATACCGGAATGGGTCGGATAGGCATAAGGACGAAAGAAGAGATGCAGGATATTTTACACGCATTAAACAAAAATCGCAGCATATATTTAACTGGGGTGTTTACTCATTTTGCAACAGCAGATGAACCTGAGTCGACGTATTTTGAGGAACAGCGAACTCGCTTTAAAAGACTCCTTTCCCGACTTAAAGAACAAGGTCTAGAAAATCTTGATGTTCACGTCGGTAACAGTGCTAGTGCCATACGTCTGCCGGAGGACATGTATGACTATGTTCGATTTGGGATTGCGATGTATGGATTATATCCTTCTCAAGCAGTAAAAGAAAAGGGGGAGATAGATTTAAAACAAGCTTTTTCTTTGCACAGTAAGCTCGCTCATGTAAAAAGATTACAACCAGGAGACTGTGTTAGCTACGGGTGTACGTATCAAGCAGAAACGGAAGAGTGGATTGGCACGCTTCCTATTGGTTATGGAGATGGTTGGTTAAGAAGGATGCAGGGCTTTTGCGTACTAGTGAATGGAATACGGGTACCTATTGTCGGAAGAATTTGTATGGACCAAACGATGATCAGATTGGATCAAGCGTATCCAGTGGGGACTAAGGTGACGCTTATTGGTTGTCAAAACGATGCATGCATTTCAATGGATGAAGTGTCGGATTATGCTGAGACCATTAATTATGAGATTCCTTGTATATTGAATAACCGTGTTCCTCGTATTTATAAAGGGCAGTGA